The Sporosarcina sp. Marseille-Q4943 genome includes the window ATCTGTAATCAAGATGTAAGGGTTCTCGAGAACCGCTTCCATTTTGTCCGTATCTGTCGCCATGTACGCAGACGCGTAGCCACGGTCGAATTGCATACCTTCTACGACGTCAAGCTCAGTCGTGAAGCCTTTTGACTCTTCAATCGTGATGACGCCATCGTTGCCGACGCGCTCCATCGCTTCAGCGATCAATTCGCCGACTTCTTCGTCGCCTGAAGAGATAGCAGCAACTTGTGCGATCTCCTGCTTGCTTTCGATTTCGTCGGAAATGCCTTTCAACTCTTCAACTGCTGTTGCAACCGCTTTTTCGATTCCTTTACGGATGCCGACAGGGTTTGCTCCAGCTGTTACGTTTTTCAATCCTTCACGGATCATTGCTTGTGCTAGGACAGTCGCAGTTGTCGTTCCGTCACCAGCGATTTCGTTTGTTTTGGAAGCTACTTCCGCCACAAGTTTAGCACCCATGTTTTCGAATGCATCTTCAAGCTCGATTTCCTTTGCAATTGTCACACCGTCATTCGTGATAAGCGGTGAACCGAATTTTCTTTCTAGAACGACGTTGCGTCCTTTTGGTCCAAGCGTCACTTTAACAGCGTCAGCAAGTGTATCTACACCGCGTAGCATTGCGCTGCGCGCGTCTTCGTTAAATTTAATTTCTTTAGCCATTTATGAATTCCTCCTGTTTTTTCGTGTACTTATTTATAAGGGGCGACTTAGCCGATGACAGCTAGAATGTCGCTTTCACGCAGGATCAAATATTCATTGCCTTCATATTTCACTTCAGTTCCAGCATACTTTGAGAAGATGATGCGGTCGCCTTCTTTCACTTCCAGGTCAACACGCTGGCCGTTTTCAAGAACTCGTCCAGTACCTGCCGCTACAACTTTACCTTCTTGCGGTTTTTCTTTCGCAGAATCCGGTAATACGATACCGCTAGACGTCTTTTCTTCTGCTTCGATCAGTTCGATTACGATACGGTCACCTAATGGTTTCAACAAGTGAAACAACCTCCTCGACAAATTATCTTCTTTTTAGCACTCAGCAATCAAGAGTGCTAATACAATTCTTATCATAATAAAGTTGCCCAATAATTGCAAGCAAAATACTTGTGTATTTATAGATAAGATAAAATGATGTTCCGCCTCCATAGAAGCATGCCGACAGTCAACAATGGCTGTATCCTTTTCTCTTTGCTTGTCTTCATAGAAAGGCTAAAATGGATAATAGAAGAAAGGAAGTTGGCAATGAAAAACTGGAAAATCTCTATTTCGATCGTTCTTTTATATATTGCAATGCAATTCGGAAGCATTCCTGTCTCCAAAGGACTCTTCACCTACTTTCAAGACACCGCCGGCATGGCTAAGGAAGACGCGGCTTATTACGGCTTCGCCTGGGCGCTGTTCATCACCAATCTGATCGCCGCCCCAATCATCCTATTCATGACAACGCGCAACAAACGTTTTTGGGATATCTTTAAAAAAGGGAAGAAAGCGACTCCTTGGATGACTATCCTATGGGGAGTGTTAGGTTTTTTCATGGCGATGGCAGGTCAAATGATTGCCGGAATCATTGAAATAGCGCTCGGCATCAAGCCCGGCTCCGAAAATACCGCCTTGCTGAGCGACATTGCCAAAGCGACACCGATCATTATCTTTTCCATCGTCATTTTCGCACCCCTTTTGGAGGAGATTGTTTTCAGAAGGGTTCTATTCGGAGGTATTTACACAAAGACGAACTTCTGGATTGCCGCAATCGTAAGTGGAATTGTTTTCGCAGCTGTACATGGGGAGCTCGAGCATCTGCTCATCTATACGGCGCCGGGAATGGTGTTCGCATTTATCTACCACCATACAAAGCGCATTTGGACG containing:
- a CDS encoding CPBP family intramembrane glutamic endopeptidase → MKNWKISISIVLLYIAMQFGSIPVSKGLFTYFQDTAGMAKEDAAYYGFAWALFITNLIAAPIILFMTTRNKRFWDIFKKGKKATPWMTILWGVLGFFMAMAGQMIAGIIEIALGIKPGSENTALLSDIAKATPIIIFSIVIFAPLLEEIVFRRVLFGGIYTKTNFWIAAIVSGIVFAAVHGELEHLLIYTAPGMVFAFIYHHTKRIWTPMIAHFLMNGFVMIVQLNYEKLEQLQNMKQAVISFLQ
- the groES gene encoding co-chaperone GroES, with the translated sequence MLKPLGDRIVIELIEAEEKTSSGIVLPDSAKEKPQEGKVVAAGTGRVLENGQRVDLEVKEGDRIIFSKYAGTEVKYEGNEYLILRESDILAVIG